From Meiothermus sp., a single genomic window includes:
- a CDS encoding DUF6691 family protein → MSLPISDEFDLNAKTDPQGSRAVLAYVPYLLAGAFFGVVAIRSEIASWYRIYEMFRFESFHMYGIIGSAVLTAAFSLWLLRRLGVKARDGEPLRVRPPDPGRYRYVWGGVVFGLGWGLVGACPGPIYALLGSGYAGALLILLGALLGTYVYGLVQPRLPH, encoded by the coding sequence ATGTCGCTTCCCATTTCCGATGAGTTCGACCTAAACGCAAAAACCGACCCCCAGGGCAGCCGGGCTGTTCTGGCCTATGTGCCCTATCTGCTGGCCGGGGCTTTTTTTGGGGTGGTGGCCATCCGCTCCGAGATCGCCTCGTGGTATCGCATCTACGAGATGTTCCGCTTCGAGTCGTTTCACATGTACGGCATCATTGGCAGCGCCGTGCTCACCGCAGCGTTCTCGCTCTGGCTGTTGCGGCGGCTGGGGGTCAAGGCCCGCGATGGTGAACCCCTGCGCGTTCGCCCGCCCGACCCCGGGCGCTACCGCTACGTGTGGGGCGGGGTGGTGTTTGGGCTGGGCTGGGGGCTGGTGGGGGCCTGCCCAGGGCCCATTTATGCGCTGCTGGGCAGCGGGTATGCGGGCGCGCTGCTGATTTTGCTGGGGGCGCTGTTGGGGACGTACGTGTATGGCCTCGTGCAGCCCAGGCTGCCCCATTGA
- the hrpB gene encoding ATP-dependent helicase HrpB, giving the protein MPPVHLPIYSALPALRKALGAQHTVILQAPPGAGKSTVLPLELLGEPWLRGQKIWMLEPRRLAARNVAARMAALLGEEVGQTVGYRVRFESRVGPHTRIEVLTEGILTRRLQKDPGLSGVGLVIFDEFHERSLQADLGLVLCREVQQALREDLRLLLMSATLDAGHLSRLLQAPVVSAEGRPHPVEIRYLPRDPEGPLPGVVAGAVSRALAEHEGDILVFLPGVGEIARTERLLAPRHPEVKITPLYGDLPLSAQQEAILPDPARRKVVLSTSIAETSLTIEGVRVVVDSGYSRVPQFDARSGLTRLATVRVTHDAAAQRAGRAGRLGPGVCYRLWSQSTHTQLLPERRPEILEADLAPLVLELAQWGVQDPSKLDWVTPPPAGALRQARELLEALGALEGLSLTERGKAMLEWPTHPRLAHLLLEGQALGQSALAADLAALLEERDPLPKESGAEVGLRLEALRRWRTTRQAPPGAEHSVLARIERLSGQWRGRLGVAAENGPVEERAVGLLIAMAYPDRLARLREGERLRYRLSGGRGVRLDENDLLAGTPWLAVAHLDAGLEEGRIFLAAPVEPSDLTPLARPVETLAWDARSGVLRAQRELRVGEVALAVEPLRHPDSARRREILCQVVRTEGLELLPWTEELRQWQARVLSLRNWRPEEGWPDVSDTHLLETLEAWLAPWLDGVSRREDFARLELQSILGGLLPWPLPARLEALAPTRLQVPSGSYIRLRYSPDGTPPVLAVKLQEMFGLADTPTVNEGRTKVLLHLLSPAQRPIQVTQDLRSFWNQTYPEVRKELRGRYPKHPWPEDPWNAQPTRKTKPR; this is encoded by the coding sequence ATGCCCCCAGTCCACTTGCCCATCTACTCGGCCCTGCCTGCGCTGCGAAAAGCTCTGGGCGCACAGCACACCGTGATTCTGCAAGCCCCGCCCGGTGCGGGCAAGAGCACCGTGCTACCGCTGGAGCTGCTGGGTGAGCCCTGGCTTAGGGGACAGAAAATCTGGATGCTCGAGCCCCGTCGGCTGGCCGCCCGCAACGTAGCCGCCCGCATGGCCGCTTTGCTGGGCGAGGAAGTGGGGCAGACCGTGGGCTACCGGGTGCGCTTCGAGAGCCGGGTGGGGCCCCACACCCGCATCGAAGTCCTCACCGAGGGCATCCTGACCCGCCGCCTGCAAAAAGACCCGGGCCTATCGGGGGTGGGGCTGGTCATCTTCGACGAGTTCCACGAGCGAAGCCTCCAGGCCGACCTGGGCCTGGTGCTGTGCCGCGAGGTGCAGCAAGCCCTGCGCGAAGACCTGCGGCTTTTGTTGATGTCGGCTACCTTGGACGCCGGGCACCTGAGCCGGCTGCTGCAAGCCCCCGTGGTGAGTGCCGAGGGAAGGCCGCACCCGGTGGAGATCCGCTACCTGCCCCGCGACCCCGAAGGCCCACTGCCGGGGGTGGTGGCGGGGGCGGTTTCGCGGGCTCTGGCCGAGCACGAAGGCGATATTTTGGTGTTTCTGCCGGGGGTGGGCGAGATTGCCCGCACCGAGCGGCTTCTGGCCCCGCGGCACCCCGAGGTCAAGATCACCCCGCTCTACGGCGACCTGCCCCTTTCGGCCCAGCAAGAGGCCATCCTGCCCGACCCGGCGCGGCGCAAGGTGGTGCTCTCGACCTCCATCGCCGAGACCAGCCTGACCATCGAGGGGGTGCGGGTGGTGGTGGACTCGGGCTACTCGAGGGTGCCGCAGTTCGATGCCCGAAGTGGCCTAACTCGCTTGGCAACCGTGCGGGTCACCCACGACGCCGCCGCGCAACGGGCCGGGCGGGCCGGGCGGCTAGGGCCGGGGGTCTGCTACCGCTTGTGGAGCCAGAGCACCCACACCCAGCTTTTGCCGGAGCGCAGGCCGGAGATTCTGGAGGCCGACCTGGCCCCGTTGGTGCTCGAGCTGGCCCAGTGGGGCGTGCAAGACCCTTCCAAGCTGGACTGGGTCACGCCCCCTCCGGCGGGGGCCCTGCGACAGGCCCGTGAACTGTTGGAAGCGCTGGGGGCGCTGGAGGGCCTGTCCCTCACCGAGCGCGGCAAGGCGATGCTCGAGTGGCCCACCCACCCCCGCCTGGCGCACCTGCTGCTGGAAGGCCAGGCCCTAGGGCAAAGCGCCCTGGCCGCCGACCTGGCCGCCCTGCTGGAAGAGCGCGACCCCCTCCCTAAAGAAAGCGGCGCCGAGGTGGGCTTGCGCCTGGAAGCCTTGCGGCGCTGGCGCACAACTAGACAAGCCCCGCCAGGAGCCGAGCACAGTGTACTGGCCCGAATCGAGCGGCTGAGCGGGCAGTGGCGGGGGCGCCTGGGGGTGGCTGCAGAAAATGGGCCCGTGGAGGAGCGGGCCGTGGGGCTGCTGATTGCCATGGCCTACCCCGACCGGTTGGCCCGCCTGCGGGAAGGGGAACGCCTGCGCTATCGCCTCTCGGGGGGCCGGGGGGTACGCCTGGATGAAAACGACCTGCTGGCCGGCACCCCCTGGCTGGCCGTGGCCCACTTGGACGCCGGCTTGGAAGAGGGCCGCATCTTTTTGGCAGCGCCGGTAGAGCCTTCAGACTTGACCCCACTGGCCCGGCCCGTCGAGACCCTGGCCTGGGACGCCCGCAGCGGGGTCTTGCGGGCCCAGCGTGAGCTGCGGGTGGGAGAGGTAGCGCTGGCTGTAGAACCCCTCCGCCACCCGGACTCGGCGCGGCGCCGCGAGATTCTCTGCCAGGTGGTGCGAACCGAAGGATTGGAATTGCTTCCCTGGACGGAAGAACTACGCCAGTGGCAGGCCCGTGTTCTAAGCCTGCGAAACTGGCGGCCCGAAGAAGGCTGGCCCGATGTTTCCGACACGCACCTGCTGGAGACGCTCGAGGCCTGGCTTGCCCCCTGGCTGGACGGGGTCTCGCGCCGCGAGGACTTTGCTCGCCTCGAGCTTCAGAGCATCCTGGGGGGGCTCTTGCCCTGGCCGCTGCCGGCCCGGCTGGAGGCGCTGGCCCCTACGCGGCTTCAGGTGCCCAGTGGCTCTTACATCAGGCTCCGCTACAGCCCCGACGGCACCCCGCCGGTGCTGGCGGTAAAGCTCCAGGAAATGTTTGGCCTGGCCGACACCCCCACCGTTAACGAAGGCCGCACCAAGGTGCTGCTGCACCTGCTCTCCCCCGCCCAGCGGCCCATCCAAGTAACCCAAGACCTACGGAGCTTCTGGAACCAGACCTACCCCGAGGTGCGCAAGGAGTTGCGGGGCCGCTATCCCAAGCACCCCTGGCCCGAAGACCCCTGGAACGCCCAACCGACCCGCAAAACCAAACCGCGATAG
- a CDS encoding M20/M25/M40 family metallo-hydrolase: MSHAIDRFLEQNLETYLQETIRLCAQPSVSATGEGVEACARLVEQTLQQHGFQTWCIEGYGNPVIVGRAKGRSERTLLFYNHYDVQPPEPLELWDSPPFEPQIRDGKLYARGAKDDKGEFMARLAAVDAVRAAHGGELPCGVLFVVEGNEEVGSPGIARFVQDHLDLLKCDGAIWEEGGIDFEGRPGTSLGRRGILAVELEVQTLSRDAHSGSAHILPSAAWRMVRALASLKDENERILIPGFYDRVRPISEEDLELLRRLPDLEPYLRETFGVRGFVNNLSGFELRKAVFNPTCNIQGITTGYQGPGNKTVIPAKASAKLDFRLVPDQDPTDILQKLRAHLDTEGFTDIRITYTDYMFPARSDPKHPLVRLAARAGEEVYQKPYQLIPLTGGSSPVYAFAGPLGIPVIDAGVGFGITNRTHAPNENIRLQDFHNAARHIARILDGFAEIWS; this comes from the coding sequence ATGTCCCACGCTATAGACCGCTTCCTGGAGCAAAACCTCGAGACCTACCTGCAAGAAACCATCCGGCTCTGCGCCCAGCCCAGCGTCTCGGCCACGGGCGAGGGCGTGGAGGCCTGCGCCCGCCTGGTGGAGCAGACCTTACAACAACACGGCTTCCAGACCTGGTGCATCGAGGGTTACGGCAACCCGGTTATTGTGGGCCGGGCCAAAGGCCGCTCCGAACGCACCCTGCTTTTTTACAACCACTACGACGTGCAACCCCCCGAGCCTTTAGAACTCTGGGACTCGCCCCCCTTCGAGCCGCAAATCCGGGATGGAAAGCTCTACGCCCGCGGAGCCAAGGACGACAAGGGCGAGTTCATGGCCCGCCTGGCCGCGGTGGACGCGGTGCGGGCTGCCCATGGGGGGGAGCTGCCCTGCGGGGTGCTCTTCGTGGTGGAGGGCAACGAGGAGGTGGGCAGCCCCGGCATTGCCCGGTTTGTGCAGGATCACCTGGACTTGCTCAAGTGCGACGGGGCCATCTGGGAGGAGGGGGGCATCGACTTCGAGGGGCGGCCCGGCACCTCGCTGGGGCGGCGGGGGATTCTGGCGGTGGAGCTTGAAGTCCAGACCCTCTCGCGCGATGCCCACTCCGGTAGCGCCCACATCCTGCCGAGTGCGGCCTGGCGCATGGTGCGGGCTCTGGCCTCGCTCAAGGACGAGAACGAGCGCATCCTGATTCCCGGCTTCTACGACCGGGTGCGCCCCATCTCGGAGGAAGACCTCGAGCTGCTGCGCCGGCTGCCCGACCTCGAGCCCTACCTGCGCGAGACCTTTGGGGTGCGGGGTTTTGTGAACAACCTGAGCGGTTTTGAGCTGCGCAAAGCCGTTTTTAACCCCACCTGTAACATTCAGGGCATCACCACCGGCTACCAGGGCCCCGGCAACAAGACCGTCATCCCGGCCAAAGCCTCGGCCAAGCTAGACTTCCGCTTAGTGCCCGACCAAGACCCCACCGACATCCTGCAAAAGCTGCGCGCGCACCTCGACACTGAGGGCTTTACCGATATCCGCATCACCTACACCGACTACATGTTCCCGGCCCGCTCTGACCCCAAGCACCCCCTGGTGCGGCTGGCCGCCCGAGCGGGCGAAGAGGTCTACCAGAAGCCCTACCAGCTCATCCCCCTCACCGGCGGCAGCTCGCCGGTGTATGCCTTTGCCGGGCCTTTGGGCATTCCGGTAATCGACGCCGGGGTGGGCTTTGGCATCACCAACCGCACCCATGCCCCCAACGAGAACATCCGCCTCCAAGACTTCCACAATGCCGCGCGGCACATCGCCCGCATTCTGGACGGTTTTGCGGAGATTTGGAGCTAG
- a CDS encoding dihydrofolate reductase family protein translates to MRKITGAVFVSLDGVMQAPAGPEEDPSGGFVLGGWMQGYSDALTREWVRGYLLGPPYELLLGRKTYEIFAPYWPQMPPDNPIAARFNPTAKWVLSSRDLSPPWPNSHRLSDLEAVRALKASEGPDLLVQGSSTLYPQLLAAGLLDRLILQIFPLVLGQGKRIFGEGTPPGSLKLVGSGVSSTGVVMTIYEPTGPIQPESSS, encoded by the coding sequence ATGCGAAAGATCACCGGAGCCGTGTTTGTCTCGCTGGACGGGGTGATGCAAGCCCCCGCCGGGCCGGAGGAAGATCCCAGTGGGGGCTTTGTCCTGGGTGGCTGGATGCAGGGGTACTCCGATGCCCTCACCCGCGAGTGGGTGCGAGGCTACCTGCTGGGGCCGCCCTATGAGCTGTTGCTGGGGCGCAAAACCTACGAGATTTTTGCCCCCTACTGGCCCCAAATGCCCCCGGACAACCCCATCGCGGCGCGGTTCAACCCCACCGCCAAATGGGTGCTCTCGAGCCGCGACCTGAGCCCACCCTGGCCCAACAGCCACCGGCTCTCCGACCTCGAAGCGGTGCGGGCACTCAAGGCCAGCGAAGGCCCCGACCTGCTGGTGCAGGGTAGCTCGACGCTCTACCCCCAACTGCTGGCGGCGGGCCTGCTGGATCGGCTGATTTTGCAGATATTCCCGCTCGTACTGGGCCAGGGCAAGCGGATTTTTGGCGAGGGGACGCCGCCAGGGAGCCTGAAACTGGTGGGCAGTGGGGTCTCGAGTACCGGCGTGGTGATGACCATCTATGAGCCCACGGGCCCGATCCAGCCCGAATCATCCTCGTAA
- a CDS encoding AbrB/MazE/SpoVT family DNA-binding domain-containing protein produces MVKSRISSKGQITLPKSIRNALRLSPGEEVVFELRGDEVILKPRRGVPLSLLFGRLGGRAYPGEEEEARAKEVAWARGER; encoded by the coding sequence ATGGTAAAGAGTCGCATAAGTAGTAAAGGTCAGATCACCCTTCCAAAATCCATACGGAATGCCCTGCGGCTTTCCCCTGGGGAAGAGGTGGTCTTTGAGCTGCGGGGAGATGAGGTGATCCTAAAGCCAAGGCGAGGGGTGCCCCTGTCGTTGTTGTTTGGGCGGTTGGGGGGTCGGGCCTATCCCGGGGAGGAAGAGGAAGCCAGAGCTAAGGAGGTAGCGTGGGCCAGAGGGGAGAGGTGA
- a CDS encoding class I SAM-dependent methyltransferase — protein MAGFTASLEPRLRAVAQEIEAPTHADIGADHALLPRYLLLSGRVERVIVVEKNRGPWENSRRALLGLNAEVRLGDGLSVLRAGEVDSLSLCGMGAKLMVRILSAYPARLPPRLVLQPNDSPEPLRRWALSAGLALVNEQMVEGFWRYTILTLQRGACTAYAGLPQGPALRYGPLLIKARHPLLKAHLQERQRYLQKLGQVERVRAELELLEQALALLEE, from the coding sequence ATGGCTGGATTTACCGCTAGCCTCGAGCCCCGTCTAAGGGCGGTGGCCCAGGAAATAGAAGCCCCCACCCACGCCGATATCGGGGCCGACCATGCCCTGTTGCCCCGCTACCTGCTCTTGTCCGGGCGCGTCGAGCGCGTGATTGTGGTGGAGAAAAACCGGGGGCCCTGGGAGAACTCGAGGCGGGCCCTTTTGGGTCTGAACGCCGAGGTGCGCCTGGGCGATGGCCTTTCGGTTTTGCGGGCGGGCGAGGTCGACTCGCTCAGTCTGTGTGGGATGGGGGCTAAGCTCATGGTTCGCATCCTCTCGGCCTACCCGGCCCGGCTGCCCCCCCGCCTGGTGCTCCAGCCCAACGACAGCCCCGAGCCCCTACGCCGCTGGGCGCTCTCCGCCGGGCTGGCCCTGGTGAATGAGCAGATGGTGGAGGGTTTCTGGCGCTATACCATCCTGACCCTCCAGCGCGGGGCCTGTACGGCTTATGCCGGGCTGCCGCAGGGGCCCGCCCTGCGCTACGGGCCGCTCTTGATTAAAGCCCGGCACCCCTTGCTGAAAGCCCATCTGCAAGAGCGGCAGCGTTATCTGCAAAAGCTGGGACAGGTAGAGCGGGTGCGGGCCGAACTCGAGCTGCTAGAGCAGGCCCTAGCGCTTCTGGAGGAGTAA
- a CDS encoding anion transporter: MDFLAYAVLLLTYLGLGLGYWPGYRMNRAAIALTGAAFLIVLGVLDFEQAWRALEPHTLGFLFGVMVLNTHLGYAGFFQLVLNRLVHLARSPLGLLVWLTFGTGLLSALFLNDTIAILFTPLVLALTRTLGLPPVPYLLALAGATNLGSVATLTGNPQNIVVGSLSKIAYLDFATALTPVALLGLLVQVGLLYLLYPALRSLKPLPPLPPLRFRYNRALLFKGLWITLALLAAFLLGYPLAQAALIAAGLLLWSRRIRSERFFMRVDWELLVLFSGLFIVTAAVKELGLLGILEPLAASAPGLAGVTVLLSNLISNVPAVLLLYPLIPAGDPLGWLLLAAASTLAGNLTLLGSVANLIVAEAARREGYHLSFLEHLRFGLPLTLVTLLIAYGWIYR, encoded by the coding sequence GTGGATTTTCTGGCCTACGCCGTCTTGCTGCTGACCTACCTGGGCCTGGGCCTGGGCTACTGGCCCGGCTACCGCATGAACCGGGCGGCCATCGCCCTTACCGGTGCGGCTTTTCTGATTGTGCTGGGAGTGCTCGACTTCGAGCAGGCCTGGCGGGCTTTGGAGCCCCATACCCTGGGCTTTTTGTTTGGGGTGATGGTGCTCAACACCCACCTGGGCTATGCGGGTTTTTTTCAACTGGTGCTGAACAGGCTGGTGCACCTGGCCCGCTCGCCTTTGGGCCTGTTGGTCTGGCTGACCTTTGGCACCGGTCTGCTCTCGGCCCTGTTCCTCAACGACACCATCGCCATCCTCTTCACCCCGCTGGTGCTGGCCCTCACCCGCACCTTGGGGCTGCCGCCGGTGCCCTACCTGCTGGCCCTGGCCGGGGCCACCAACCTGGGCAGCGTGGCTACCCTGACCGGCAACCCCCAGAACATTGTGGTGGGGAGCCTTTCCAAGATCGCCTATCTGGACTTTGCCACCGCCCTGACCCCGGTGGCCCTGCTGGGTCTGTTGGTGCAGGTGGGGCTTTTGTATCTGCTTTACCCGGCGCTGCGCTCCCTAAAGCCCCTGCCGCCCTTGCCGCCTTTGCGCTTTCGCTACAACCGGGCGCTTTTGTTCAAGGGTCTCTGGATTACCCTGGCGCTGCTGGCGGCTTTTTTGCTGGGCTACCCCCTGGCGCAGGCCGCCCTGATTGCCGCTGGGTTGCTTTTGTGGAGCCGCCGGATTCGCTCCGAGCGCTTTTTTATGCGGGTGGACTGGGAGCTTTTGGTCTTGTTTTCGGGGCTTTTTATAGTGACGGCTGCGGTCAAGGAACTGGGCCTCCTGGGCATTCTAGAACCTCTGGCCGCTAGTGCGCCGGGCCTGGCGGGCGTGACGGTGCTGCTGTCCAACCTGATTTCCAACGTACCGGCGGTGCTGCTTTTGTACCCCTTAATTCCCGCCGGCGACCCCCTGGGCTGGCTGCTGCTGGCGGCGGCCTCGACCCTGGCGGGCAACCTGACCCTGCTGGGCTCGGTGGCCAACCTGATTGTGGCCGAGGCGGCCCGGCGCGAGGGGTACCACCTGAGTTTTCTGGAGCACCTGCGCTTTGGCCTGCCCCTCACGCTGGTAACCTTGCTGATTGCTTATGGCTGGATTTACCGCTAG
- a CDS encoding PIN domain-containing protein: MGQRGEVRRYWLDTSLILRLLTGQPDNLAEKALEVFQKAEQGAYVLRTHPLVVAEAFYTLTSFYRVSKGEAALALLELLDREGVELLDEEAVRQALNEAARGGLSFVDAFLLSCSQASGEGLASLDGKLRKRTPKRLPS; the protein is encoded by the coding sequence GTGGGCCAGAGGGGAGAGGTGAGGCGCTACTGGCTGGACACCAGCTTGATTCTGCGTCTTCTCACCGGACAGCCGGACAACCTGGCAGAAAAAGCCCTCGAGGTCTTCCAAAAAGCCGAGCAAGGGGCCTATGTGCTCCGCACCCATCCTTTGGTAGTGGCCGAAGCTTTCTACACCCTGACCTCTTTTTACCGGGTCAGCAAGGGGGAAGCAGCGCTAGCGCTACTCGAGCTGCTGGATCGAGAGGGGGTGGAACTCCTGGACGAGGAGGCCGTGCGGCAGGCTTTAAACGAGGCTGCCAGAGGAGGGCTGAGCTTTGTAGATGCTTTTTTACTCAGTTGTTCCCAGGCCTCAGGGGAGGGCCTTGCCAGCCTGGATGGCAAGCTCCGCAAACGAACCCCCAAGCGGCTTCCCTCCTAG
- a CDS encoding long-chain fatty acid--CoA ligase → MQSTMMDFPLTISHILERAGKFFPNEEIVTRLPDKSLHRYTYAEFYRRARRLASALQKAGLQRGERVATLSWNTYAHLEAYFGVPVAGGVVHPLNLRLHPSDIAYIVNHAQDKILIVDDVLLGLYEAIRPHVRLARVLVVPLTGQPVPEGLESYEDFLTTGDEGFAYPELSEEEAAGMCYTSGTTGKPKGVVYSHRSIALHSLGSALPDALNLSSRDVLLPVVPMFHVLAWGLPYTGVMVGSKLVLPGPHLDAVSLLDLFESERVNKTAGVPTIWLGVLQALEKEPTRWRLKPMEMVVGGSAAPEAMIRAFDRLGHTVLHAWGMTEMSPLGTVSRLKRHLMGDPEVAYRYRAQQGLPTPWVEIRAVGEQGEVPWDGRSLGELQVRGPWVARSYYNLETESDKWIPDGWFRTGDVVAIDPEGYIRIADRTKDLIKSGGEWISSIDLENALMAHPAVKEAAVIAIPDPKWDERPLAAIVLKEGASATPEELQAFLEPRFAKWWLPDAYVFVDEIPRTSTGKFLKSRLREQFSDYKIRTTQA, encoded by the coding sequence ATGCAGTCCACCATGATGGATTTTCCCCTCACCATATCGCACATCCTGGAGCGGGCCGGAAAGTTCTTCCCCAATGAAGAAATCGTGACCCGGCTGCCCGATAAATCGCTCCACCGCTATACCTATGCCGAGTTCTATCGCCGGGCCCGCCGGCTGGCCTCGGCCCTGCAAAAAGCCGGGCTGCAAAGGGGCGAGCGGGTGGCTACCCTCTCCTGGAACACCTACGCCCACCTCGAGGCCTACTTCGGGGTTCCGGTGGCGGGGGGCGTGGTGCACCCTTTGAACCTCAGGCTCCATCCCTCGGATATCGCCTACATCGTGAACCACGCCCAGGACAAAATCCTGATCGTGGACGATGTGCTCCTGGGGCTTTACGAGGCTATCCGGCCCCACGTCCGGCTCGCGCGGGTGCTGGTGGTGCCTCTCACGGGGCAGCCGGTGCCGGAGGGCTTGGAGAGCTACGAGGACTTCCTGACCACGGGAGACGAGGGCTTCGCCTACCCCGAGCTAAGTGAGGAGGAGGCCGCCGGGATGTGCTACACCTCCGGCACCACCGGAAAGCCCAAGGGGGTGGTGTATTCCCACCGCTCCATTGCCCTGCACAGCCTGGGCTCGGCCCTGCCGGACGCCCTGAACCTCTCCAGCCGCGATGTGCTCCTGCCGGTGGTGCCCATGTTCCACGTGCTGGCCTGGGGGTTGCCCTACACCGGGGTGATGGTGGGCAGCAAGCTGGTGCTGCCGGGGCCACACCTGGATGCGGTGAGCCTGCTGGATCTGTTCGAGTCGGAGAGGGTGAACAAGACCGCCGGGGTGCCCACCATCTGGCTGGGGGTGTTGCAGGCCCTGGAAAAGGAGCCTACTCGCTGGCGGCTCAAGCCCATGGAAATGGTGGTGGGGGGCAGCGCGGCCCCCGAGGCCATGATCCGGGCCTTCGACCGGCTGGGCCACACCGTGCTCCACGCCTGGGGCATGACCGAGATGAGCCCCCTGGGCACCGTGAGCCGGCTCAAGCGGCACCTGATGGGCGACCCCGAGGTGGCCTACCGCTACCGGGCCCAGCAGGGCCTGCCCACCCCCTGGGTGGAAATCCGGGCGGTGGGCGAGCAGGGCGAGGTGCCCTGGGATGGGCGCTCGCTGGGGGAGTTGCAGGTGCGGGGGCCCTGGGTGGCCAGGAGCTACTACAACCTCGAGACAGAGTCGGACAAGTGGATCCCGGACGGCTGGTTCCGCACCGGCGACGTGGTGGCCATCGACCCCGAGGGCTATATTCGTATTGCCGACCGCACCAAAGACCTGATTAAGTCGGGGGGCGAGTGGATTAGCTCGATTGATCTGGAGAACGCCCTGATGGCCCACCCCGCGGTCAAGGAGGCCGCAGTCATCGCCATCCCCGACCCCAAGTGGGATGAACGCCCCCTGGCCGCCATTGTGCTGAAGGAGGGGGCTAGCGCCACTCCCGAAGAGCTACAGGCCTTCCTCGAGCCCCGCTTTGCCAAGTGGTGGCTGCCCGATGCCTATGTGTTTGTAGACGAAATTCCCCGCACCAGCACGGGCAAGTTTTTGAAGTCCAGGTTGCGGGAGCAGTTTAGCGATTACAAGATTCGCACGACCCAAGCCTGA
- a CDS encoding MBL fold metallo-hydrolase: MIHILDLHDRAPRVIASFVLETQAGPVLFETGPESRFSVLLDGLNTLGYAASDIRHVFVTHIHLDHAGAAWRMAERGATIYVHPKGAPHLVDPSKLWASATRIYGDQMEALWGQMGYVPEGQIEILQDGDTVQVGEATIQALETPGHAYHHHAYLIGEALIGGDVTGVKIGRGPVLPPCPPPEIHIETWLESLAKIRALNPRKLYLTHFGETDDVGPHLSALEAKLLEWADWIKVRLKAGQTREQMVLEFGAYVAATLRAAGLSEEEVQEYEFADPSWMSVDGLVRYWNKHHPEEVMT, translated from the coding sequence GTGATCCACATCCTCGACCTGCACGACCGGGCCCCCAGGGTGATTGCCTCATTTGTGCTAGAAACCCAGGCGGGGCCGGTGCTGTTTGAGACCGGGCCGGAGTCGCGCTTCTCGGTGCTGCTGGATGGTCTCAATACGCTGGGCTACGCGGCCTCCGACATCCGGCACGTGTTCGTAACCCACATCCACCTCGACCATGCGGGCGCAGCCTGGCGCATGGCCGAGCGGGGGGCCACCATCTACGTTCACCCCAAAGGGGCGCCCCACCTGGTAGACCCCAGCAAGCTCTGGGCCTCGGCCACGCGCATCTACGGCGACCAGATGGAAGCCCTCTGGGGTCAGATGGGCTACGTGCCGGAGGGCCAGATTGAAATTTTGCAGGATGGCGACACCGTGCAGGTAGGCGAGGCCACCATACAGGCCCTCGAGACCCCCGGCCATGCCTACCACCACCACGCCTATCTGATCGGCGAGGCCCTGATTGGCGGCGACGTGACCGGGGTGAAGATCGGGCGCGGCCCGGTGCTGCCGCCCTGTCCCCCGCCCGAGATTCATATCGAAACCTGGCTCGAGTCCCTGGCTAAAATCCGCGCCCTGAACCCTCGCAAGCTCTACCTGACCCACTTTGGCGAGACCGACGATGTGGGGCCGCACCTGAGCGCCCTGGAGGCCAAACTGCTGGAGTGGGCCGACTGGATCAAGGTGCGCCTCAAGGCGGGCCAGACCCGCGAGCAGATGGTGCTCGAGTTCGGAGCTTACGTAGCCGCTACCCTGCGGGCCGCGGGCCTCTCCGAAGAAGAGGTGCAGGAGTACGAGTTTGCCGACCCTTCCTGGATGAGCGTGGACGGGCTGGTGCGGTACTGGAACAAGCATCATCCGGAAGAGGTGATGACGTAA